From the Candidatus Peregrinibacteria bacterium genome, one window contains:
- a CDS encoding FAD-dependent oxidoreductase, with the protein MKTDFLVLGSGIAGISTALRLSTLGKVTVLTKGKEISGSSPLAQGGIAAGISTIDIRDHFQDTLFAGAHHNTTKAVEALALGAKEALDFLRRYGVSFSESLHREGGHSENRIWHVHDYTGKSIMKILLEAVRKNDHIFVQEETFVSDFLIRDGALFGVEAISKGEVQRFFASRVVLATGGAGQIYAETTSPLECTGDGIAMARRSGAEIKDMEFVQFHPTALSAEESPLFLLTEALRGEGAKLVTITGEEVCDPLLPRDEVSRSIFLSEQRGIPVYLDLREKPQSFWERHFPSVSERLSFYNINPEQEIVPILPAAHFFCGGVMTDLRGRTTLQKLSAVGEVACSGVHGANRLASNSLLEGLVFSRLIFEDFQEQVRKDKLHPPDDSGHFETRPFTPETREDTEIRKQIQRLCWKYLGIIRSPEGEEQAKEDLARLTPTGTETKNMLAVATFVAQAACQRKESLGCHFVTKKK; encoded by the coding sequence ATGAAAACCGATTTCCTTGTTCTTGGAAGTGGTATCGCTGGTATTTCTACAGCACTTCGTCTTTCTACACTGGGAAAAGTAACAGTGCTCACAAAGGGAAAAGAGATTTCCGGATCCAGTCCGCTTGCACAGGGTGGTATTGCCGCTGGGATAAGCACAATAGATATTCGAGATCATTTTCAAGATACTCTCTTTGCGGGAGCACATCATAATACTACAAAGGCAGTGGAGGCACTCGCTCTTGGAGCAAAAGAGGCTCTTGATTTTCTTCGGAGATATGGTGTTTCGTTTTCCGAATCATTGCATCGAGAAGGGGGGCATTCTGAAAATCGAATATGGCATGTCCACGATTACACCGGAAAATCTATTATGAAAATACTCTTAGAAGCTGTTCGAAAAAATGATCACATTTTTGTTCAAGAAGAAACCTTTGTTTCAGACTTTCTCATACGAGATGGTGCACTTTTTGGAGTAGAGGCAATATCAAAAGGAGAAGTACAGCGATTTTTTGCAAGTCGAGTAGTGCTTGCCACCGGTGGAGCAGGACAAATCTATGCGGAAACAACAAGTCCGCTGGAGTGTACTGGCGACGGCATTGCCATGGCAAGACGCTCTGGAGCCGAAATAAAAGATATGGAATTTGTGCAGTTTCACCCAACGGCACTTTCTGCAGAAGAATCACCACTTTTTCTCCTGACAGAGGCGCTTCGTGGAGAGGGTGCCAAGCTGGTCACCATTACTGGAGAGGAGGTTTGCGACCCTCTTCTTCCGCGAGATGAAGTATCGAGAAGCATTTTTCTTTCGGAGCAGAGGGGAATTCCTGTCTATCTTGATCTTCGGGAAAAACCACAATCGTTCTGGGAAAGACATTTCCCCTCGGTATCGGAGAGACTTTCTTTTTACAACATTAATCCAGAGCAAGAGATTGTCCCCATCCTTCCAGCAGCACACTTTTTTTGTGGAGGAGTAATGACCGATCTTCGAGGAAGAACAACGCTTCAAAAACTCTCTGCAGTAGGAGAGGTTGCTTGCTCAGGGGTTCATGGTGCAAATCGACTTGCGAGTAATTCTCTTCTGGAAGGTCTCGTATTTTCGCGTCTTATTTTTGAGGATTTTCAGGAACAAGTACGAAAAGACAAATTACATCCGCCAGATGACTCTGGACATTTTGAAACTCGCCCCTTTACTCCCGAAACTCGGGAAGATACTGAAATTCGAAAACAGATTCAACGCCTCTGCTGGAAATACCTCGGTATTATTCGAAGTCCCGAAGGGGAAGAACAGGCAAAAGAAGATCTTGCTCGTCTTACTCCAACGGGAACGGAGACAAAAAATATGCTTGCAGTAGCAACATTTGTTGCTCAGGCGGCATGTCAACGAAAAGAATCACTCGGGTGTCATTTTGTGACCAAAAAGAAGTAA